From the genome of Orcinus orca chromosome 5, mOrcOrc1.1, whole genome shotgun sequence, one region includes:
- the CFAP410 gene encoding skin secretory protein xP2 isoform X9 yields MPAAPPGRDAMVGGPALLPGAGRRGGQSAASSPKQTVLSAEGTAGPRLAGLACGEATDAFAPSPSPSQAVTEEEVSRALVEGEEVTAPSRQHSGNGPPELSYTLSAEDAAAEMPRDPLSLGEESRRQTHRCCVNSAGGAPRPSGLTPRCPPPARPRQRHPGAARPEAPFPGPVSFLLAEGGHKQSQEQEQRPDRRPPAAAGTRQRGAGGRPPARGQPAPGPAEAGGHGVTVSGDPELKSGVFPNTWERGGHSCGLCSTPG; encoded by the exons ATGCCAGCAG CACCTCCAGGGCGGGATGCAATGGTGGGGGGCCCAGCCCTGCTGCCGGGTGCTGGCCGTCGGGGTGGACAGTCAGCCGCCTCATCCCCGAAGCAGACCGTGCTGAGCGCCGAGGGGACAGCGGGGCCACGGCTCGCGGGGCTTGCTTGCGGTGAGGCCACTGATGCTttcgccccctccccctccccctcccaagcTGTGACGGAGGAGGAGGTGTCCCGAGCgctggtggagggagaggaggtcaCGGCCCCCAGCAGACAGCACTCAGGGAATGGCCCGCCCGAGCTGTCCTACACCCTGAGCGCCGAGGACGCCGCCGCTGAGATGCCACGGGACCCGCTGAGCCTCGGCGAGGAGAGCAG GCGCCAGACCCACAGATGTTGTGTGAACAGTGCGGGCGGGGCTCCGCGCCCCTCGGGCCTCACGCCCCGCTGTcctccccccgcccgcccccgccaGCGGCACCCAGGGGCAGCTCGGCCTGAAGCGCCCTTCCCGGGACCCGTTTCCTTCCTTCTCGCAGAAGGCGGCCACAAGCAGTCGCAAGAACAGG AACAACGTCCTGACCGCCGTCCTCCTGCTGCTGCGGGAACTAGACAGCGAGGGGCTGGAGGCCGTCCACCAGCGCGTGGTCAGCCGGCTCCAGGCCCTGCAGAAGCAGGAGGCCATGGAGTGACTGTCAGCGGGGACCCCGAGCTGAAGTCCGGCGTCTTCCCGAACACCTGGGAGCGTGGGGGTCACAGCTGCGGCCTCTGCTCGACCCCAGGCTGA
- the CFAP410 gene encoding skin secretory protein xP2 isoform X8, whose product MTVLRNLPHLQKLDNQAPPGRDAMVGGPALLPGAGRRGGQSAASSPKQTVLSAEGTAGPRLAGLACGEATDAFAPSPSPSQAVTEEEVSRALVEGEEVTAPSRQHSGNGPPELSYTLSAEDAAAEMPRDPLSLGEESRRQTHRCCVNSAGGAPRPSGLTPRCPPPARPRQRHPGAARPEAPFPGPVSFLLAEGGHKQSQEQEQRPDRRPPAAAGTRQRGAGGRPPARGQPAPGPAEAGGHGVTVSGDPELKSGVFPNTWERGGHSCGLCSTPG is encoded by the exons ATGACCGTCCTGCGCAACCTGCCTCACCTGCAGAAGCTGGACAACCAGG CACCTCCAGGGCGGGATGCAATGGTGGGGGGCCCAGCCCTGCTGCCGGGTGCTGGCCGTCGGGGTGGACAGTCAGCCGCCTCATCCCCGAAGCAGACCGTGCTGAGCGCCGAGGGGACAGCGGGGCCACGGCTCGCGGGGCTTGCTTGCGGTGAGGCCACTGATGCTttcgccccctccccctccccctcccaagcTGTGACGGAGGAGGAGGTGTCCCGAGCgctggtggagggagaggaggtcaCGGCCCCCAGCAGACAGCACTCAGGGAATGGCCCGCCCGAGCTGTCCTACACCCTGAGCGCCGAGGACGCCGCCGCTGAGATGCCACGGGACCCGCTGAGCCTCGGCGAGGAGAGCAG GCGCCAGACCCACAGATGTTGTGTGAACAGTGCGGGCGGGGCTCCGCGCCCCTCGGGCCTCACGCCCCGCTGTcctccccccgcccgcccccgccaGCGGCACCCAGGGGCAGCTCGGCCTGAAGCGCCCTTCCCGGGACCCGTTTCCTTCCTTCTCGCAGAAGGCGGCCACAAGCAGTCGCAAGAACAGG AACAACGTCCTGACCGCCGTCCTCCTGCTGCTGCGGGAACTAGACAGCGAGGGGCTGGAGGCCGTCCACCAGCGCGTGGTCAGCCGGCTCCAGGCCCTGCAGAAGCAGGAGGCCATGGAGTGACTGTCAGCGGGGACCCCGAGCTGAAGTCCGGCGTCTTCCCGAACACCTGGGAGCGTGGGGGTCACAGCTGCGGCCTCTGCTCGACCCCAGGCTGA